The genomic window GTTCCTGCTAAACTCGTCATAGAGAGATTGCAGTCAATAAATTCGCAATCAAGAAAAGTATTGGAATTGAAATTACTATTGGAAAAATCACAGTTCTTAAACACACAATCTTCAAACTCGCGATTGTTTATTTTCTTATCAATATAAACAACTTTCTCAAATGTTTTCTGAATGTGAATTAGACTTTCCATTTTATATTATATTATTTTTTTGAAAAAATGATCTTTCTTGCTTGATCTTCAGAATAAAGTTTTCCTTCACTAATATTTTTGATGGAATTTTCTATATCTAAATTGTAAGACTCTATAGAATTATTGTTAGGATAATTAATGCATTCAAGAAGTCTTTTTAACTTTTTGAGCGTTTGTGGCTCTTTTATTTTTTCAATTTCTTGATGGATCCATTTAAGATCTTTTTCTATATCCATCGAATTTAGTCATTAAATATACCTTTCATAATGATTTTCAATCCCAAAAAGATCAAAAGCATAGAAGAAAGACAAGCCACAATTCCGATTCCTAAAACAAGATAGTGCCAGTTGTTGCCTTGATTTTGAAAAGCATT from Flavobacterium sp. KACC 22763 includes these protein-coding regions:
- a CDS encoding DUF6095 family protein, which encodes MATNKELLKKGVKYLSGALPLMFLGPTLIYNAFQNQGNNWHYLVLGIGIVACLSSMLLIFLGLKIIMKGIFND